From Solidesulfovibrio carbinoliphilus subsp. oakridgensis, the proteins below share one genomic window:
- a CDS encoding heavy metal translocating P-type ATPase yields the protein MAAMDTKTQQTVQVPVAGMHCAACSSRIERVLGAMPGVAEATVNLADASLRLRFDPKDTTLDAIGARVAELGFTLGPPPPSNDTVALAITGMHCAACSSRIERVTRRLPGMVAADVNLAGETGTFTFDPALLSRRALRQAIADLGFGSQTLSASGDRFAARQKEAQAELACMRRQLIPALGFAALLLVLSMGHMLGLPLPHFLHPDISPAAFALTQLALTLPIVWIGRRFYRDGIPALLRGGPNMDSLVAVGTGAALAYSLANLILLLMGNDPAARAMDLYFESAGVLLAMISLGKYLEASAKFKTSGAIAALMRLAPDTATLLRDGREEVVPLDEVEPGDRLLVRPGERLPVDGTVAEGASRVDESMLTGEPLPVAKAVGDAVTGGTQNTTGALVLTATRVGEDTTLSRIVALVRQAQGSKAPIANMADTVSFYFVPTVMAVAVVSGLAWYFLGQAGFPFSLRIFVAVMVIACPCAMGLAVPTSIMVGTGRGARLGILVKSGAALQAAGDVSAVVFDKTGTLTHGKPELTDTAPAPGFDADTLLALAAAAEARSEHPLAAAIVAAAKAQNLPLPAPEHFEAAPGRGVAARVDGRDVLVGTAAYLLEKNIPADADADATEATLAASGKTAIRVAVDGRSAGVLAVADTPRPEAAAVVASLLRQGLDVVMLTGDDERTARAVAGQLGITEVIARVLPERKAEEINRLKAAGRKVAMVGDGINDAPALAAADLGMAMGSGIDVAVESCDVVLMRNDLRGVPAALALSRAVIGNIKQNLFWAFAFNTIGIPVAAGVLHIFGGPTLNPMLAGTAMALSSFTVVTNALRLRFFTPREG from the coding sequence ATGGCTGCCATGGATACCAAGACGCAGCAAACCGTCCAGGTCCCGGTGGCGGGCATGCACTGCGCCGCCTGTTCCTCGCGCATCGAACGCGTCCTTGGCGCCATGCCGGGCGTGGCCGAAGCGACCGTCAACCTGGCCGACGCCTCCCTGCGATTGCGCTTCGATCCCAAGGACACTACCCTGGACGCCATCGGCGCCCGCGTGGCCGAACTCGGCTTCACCCTGGGCCCGCCGCCACCAAGCAACGACACGGTGGCGTTGGCCATAACCGGCATGCACTGCGCCGCCTGCTCCTCGCGCATCGAGCGCGTGACCCGCAGGCTTCCGGGCATGGTCGCGGCCGACGTCAACCTGGCCGGCGAGACCGGCACCTTCACCTTCGACCCGGCGCTTCTCTCCAGGCGCGCCCTCAGACAAGCCATCGCGGACCTGGGTTTCGGCAGCCAGACGCTTTCCGCCTCGGGCGACCGCTTCGCCGCCCGCCAAAAAGAGGCCCAGGCGGAACTGGCCTGCATGCGGCGCCAACTCATCCCGGCCCTGGGCTTCGCCGCCCTGCTCCTGGTCCTGTCCATGGGCCACATGCTGGGCCTGCCCCTGCCCCATTTTCTCCATCCCGACATCTCGCCGGCCGCCTTTGCCCTCACCCAGCTGGCCCTGACGCTCCCCATCGTCTGGATCGGCCGGCGGTTTTACCGCGACGGCATTCCGGCGCTCCTTCGCGGCGGCCCGAACATGGATTCGCTCGTCGCGGTCGGCACGGGCGCGGCCCTGGCCTACAGCCTGGCCAACCTGATCCTCCTCCTCATGGGCAACGATCCCGCGGCCCGGGCCATGGACCTGTATTTCGAGTCGGCCGGCGTGCTCCTGGCCATGATCAGCCTCGGCAAATATCTGGAGGCCTCGGCCAAGTTCAAGACGTCCGGGGCCATCGCCGCCCTCATGCGCCTGGCCCCGGACACGGCCACGCTCCTTCGCGACGGCAGGGAGGAGGTCGTGCCCCTGGACGAGGTGGAACCCGGAGATCGGCTTCTCGTGCGGCCGGGCGAACGCCTGCCCGTGGACGGCACCGTGGCCGAGGGGGCGTCCCGGGTGGACGAGTCCATGCTGACGGGCGAGCCCCTGCCCGTGGCCAAGGCGGTCGGCGACGCCGTCACCGGGGGCACCCAAAACACCACCGGGGCCCTGGTCCTCACCGCCACCCGCGTCGGCGAGGACACGACCCTGTCGCGCATCGTGGCCCTGGTGCGCCAGGCCCAAGGGTCCAAAGCCCCCATCGCCAACATGGCCGACACCGTGAGCTTCTATTTCGTGCCCACGGTCATGGCCGTGGCCGTGGTCTCGGGGCTGGCCTGGTATTTCCTCGGCCAGGCCGGATTCCCGTTTTCGCTGCGCATCTTCGTGGCCGTCATGGTCATCGCCTGCCCTTGCGCCATGGGCCTGGCCGTGCCCACCTCCATCATGGTCGGCACCGGCCGGGGGGCGCGCCTCGGCATCCTGGTCAAGTCCGGGGCGGCCCTCCAGGCCGCCGGCGACGTTTCGGCCGTGGTCTTCGACAAGACCGGCACCCTGACCCACGGCAAGCCCGAACTGACCGACACCGCCCCGGCCCCGGGCTTTGACGCCGACACCCTCCTCGCCCTGGCCGCCGCGGCCGAGGCCCGGTCCGAACACCCCTTGGCGGCGGCCATTGTGGCGGCGGCCAAGGCCCAGAACCTCCCTCTGCCCGCACCCGAACACTTCGAGGCCGCGCCCGGCCGGGGGGTCGCCGCCCGCGTGGACGGCCGCGATGTTCTGGTCGGCACGGCCGCCTATCTGCTCGAAAAAAACATTCCGGCCGATGCCGACGCCGACGCCACCGAGGCAACACTTGCCGCCTCGGGCAAGACCGCCATCCGCGTGGCCGTGGACGGCCGGTCCGCCGGCGTCCTGGCCGTGGCCGACACGCCCCGGCCCGAAGCGGCGGCCGTGGTGGCCTCGCTTCTCCGCCAGGGACTCGACGTGGTCATGCTGACCGGCGACGACGAGCGGACCGCCCGGGCCGTGGCCGGCCAGCTGGGCATCACCGAAGTGATCGCCCGGGTGCTGCCCGAGCGCAAGGCCGAGGAAATAAACCGCCTCAAGGCCGCCGGACGCAAGGTGGCCATGGTCGGCGACGGCATCAACGACGCCCCGGCCCTGGCCGCCGCCGACCTCGGCATGGCCATGGGCTCGGGCATCGACGTGGCCGTCGAGTCCTGCGACGTGGTGCTCATGCGAAACGACCTGCGCGGCGTGCCGGCGGCGCTGGCCCTGTCGCGGGCCGTCATCGGCAACATCAAGCAGAACCTCTTCTGGGCCTTTGCCTTCAACACCATTGGCATCCCGGTGGCGGCCGGCGTCCTCCATATCTTCGGCGGCCCGACCTTAAACCCCATGCTGGCCGGCACGGCCATGGCCCTCAGTTCCTTCACCGTGGTCACCAACGCCCTGCGCCTGCGCTTTTTCACCCCCCGGGAGGGATAG
- a CDS encoding LysM peptidoglycan-binding domain-containing protein: protein MPRLSRLVVVLTCLSLLAAAHTPSAEAYTVQSGDTPQSIAKKHNLSVEELLKANKGLKPSKMHPGDSLTIPGSSSGKSDSKHSDKEPSREKADRKSDASSARERAAEARDREKERKESAKSSAKSAGTYTVKKGDTLGSIAAKHDLSVNDIVKANKGLSLSRMKIGQELVLPGNAPAAKAEPTEKPSHKAEKSHEPQEQTSTYTAHRRDTVSSVARRFHTTPKELARLNPDMGKKLHSGEKLIVPLGASKAAEEPEERPAPVAAPVAEPEAAPTRPSKTARASEPEAPPAMPESREMADAESSFEKGIELGKQNKFQKAVESFDKAIKLNPNRADYFASRGHANYYMKQYPKAIDDYTKAIEKNPNFALAYSMRGLSYTRSGRYPQAIDDFNKAISFGPGEADYYKGRGFTYLHLKQYGPMCQDYQKACSLGDCELMESAKKEKLCQ from the coding sequence ATGCCTCGATTGTCTCGCCTCGTAGTTGTATTGACATGCCTCAGCCTGCTGGCAGCCGCCCATACTCCCTCCGCCGAGGCCTATACCGTCCAATCCGGGGATACGCCCCAATCCATCGCCAAAAAGCACAACCTCTCGGTGGAGGAGCTGCTCAAGGCCAACAAGGGCCTCAAGCCCAGCAAGATGCACCCGGGCGACTCGCTGACGATCCCCGGATCGTCTTCCGGCAAGAGCGACAGCAAGCATTCCGACAAAGAGCCTTCCCGCGAAAAGGCGGACAGGAAATCGGACGCTTCTTCGGCCAGGGAACGGGCCGCCGAGGCCCGTGACCGGGAAAAGGAACGCAAGGAATCCGCCAAGTCGTCCGCCAAAAGCGCGGGCACCTACACCGTCAAAAAAGGCGACACCCTTGGCTCCATCGCCGCCAAACATGATCTGAGCGTCAACGACATCGTCAAAGCCAACAAAGGGTTGAGCCTCAGCCGCATGAAGATCGGCCAGGAGCTGGTCCTGCCCGGGAACGCCCCGGCCGCCAAGGCCGAACCGACGGAGAAGCCGTCCCACAAGGCGGAAAAATCCCACGAACCCCAGGAGCAGACCTCCACCTACACCGCCCACCGGCGCGATACCGTGAGCTCCGTGGCCCGCCGCTTCCACACCACGCCCAAGGAACTGGCCCGGCTCAATCCGGATATGGGCAAAAAACTCCATTCCGGCGAAAAACTGATCGTGCCGCTCGGCGCGTCCAAGGCAGCCGAGGAGCCCGAGGAACGGCCCGCGCCCGTGGCCGCACCCGTGGCCGAACCCGAAGCCGCTCCCACCCGTCCGTCCAAGACCGCCCGGGCCAGCGAACCGGAAGCCCCGCCGGCCATGCCCGAAAGCCGCGAAATGGCCGACGCCGAGTCTTCCTTTGAAAAGGGCATCGAGCTCGGCAAGCAGAACAAGTTCCAAAAGGCCGTGGAGAGCTTCGACAAGGCCATCAAGCTCAACCCCAACCGGGCCGACTACTTCGCCAGCCGGGGCCACGCCAACTACTACATGAAGCAGTACCCCAAGGCCATCGACGACTACACCAAGGCCATCGAGAAAAATCCCAACTTCGCCCTGGCCTATTCCATGCGCGGCCTCAGCTACACCCGCTCCGGCCGCTATCCCCAGGCCATCGACGACTTCAACAAGGCCATCAGCTTCGGTCCCGGCGAGGCCGACTACTACAAGGGCCGCGGGTTCACCTACCTGCACCTCAAGCAGTACGGCCCCATGTGCCAGGACTACCAGAAGGCCTGTTCGCTCGGCGACTGCGAACTCATGGAAAGCGCCAAAAAGGAAAAGCTCTGCCAGTAG
- a CDS encoding HEAT repeat domain-containing protein, with protein MVDCKELCQRLGGDDPDVLRDAAYEAGEIGCLEAVPFLARLLCSHNLGVQEAADRALRRIGGKEVVTAVKPLLRSDDAPSRNASMDILRAVGGQDFPTLLELLHDADPDIRIFASDILGSTASRQAVAPLGEALLKDPEVNVRYQAAVSLGELAFSEAAVCLGKALGDDEWVQFAVIEALAKIRDASSVGVLVKALDHSSDLVASMIVDALGEIGNIKAVTMLLKRMDASPEVLRNKIVKAVVHILGGKALTLLSPDERERFCGYLLAALGDDEEDVQDAAVSGLGSVGGEAAAGAVLVHAARIDRDRHPERYEHAVAALREMGLTEAVGAALRQGSDAMRLAALDVLHGLPCPEGTSLLMDAFASLPGPIRPVAARALAAISGQEAVGFFLDMLHGDDEDLLLEAVAFLGGKMRLPAAGDALFDLLAHPSDAVKEAALDACVAIGGETLDGRFRQLFESDEPMDRLMAAYALGKMGLRDHMDVIRAALNDPVPDIRKIALEALGEMCGHEEEGLALIVSGLSDENRDVRLAVVELLGGCDSDRIYPYLEQALFDADDWVRVRAMEALGLRGEREAVGRLVELAGEDGKLVALKAVETLGDIGGPEASQALLGIASGDDPELAGVAEAAIARLQDEQGER; from the coding sequence ATGGTGGACTGCAAGGAACTCTGCCAACGGTTGGGCGGCGACGACCCGGACGTGCTCCGGGACGCGGCCTACGAGGCGGGCGAGATCGGCTGTCTGGAGGCTGTCCCTTTCCTGGCCAGGTTGTTGTGTTCGCACAACCTGGGCGTGCAGGAGGCGGCGGACAGGGCCCTGCGCCGGATCGGCGGCAAGGAGGTGGTGACAGCCGTCAAGCCGCTTCTGCGCTCCGACGACGCGCCGTCGCGAAACGCCTCCATGGACATCCTGCGGGCCGTCGGCGGCCAGGATTTTCCCACGCTGCTCGAACTCCTTCACGACGCCGACCCGGACATCCGCATTTTCGCCTCGGATATCCTCGGCTCCACCGCCAGCCGGCAGGCGGTGGCGCCGCTTGGCGAGGCGCTCCTCAAGGACCCGGAGGTCAACGTCCGCTACCAGGCGGCGGTGAGCCTCGGGGAACTGGCCTTCAGCGAGGCCGCGGTCTGTCTCGGCAAGGCCCTCGGCGACGACGAGTGGGTGCAGTTCGCGGTCATCGAGGCCCTGGCCAAGATCCGCGACGCCTCGTCGGTCGGGGTCCTGGTCAAGGCGCTTGACCACAGCTCCGACCTGGTCGCCTCCATGATCGTGGACGCGCTTGGCGAAATCGGCAACATCAAGGCCGTGACCATGCTCCTGAAGCGCATGGACGCCTCGCCCGAGGTCCTGCGCAACAAGATCGTCAAGGCCGTGGTCCACATCCTCGGCGGCAAGGCCCTGACCCTGCTTTCGCCCGACGAGCGGGAGCGTTTTTGCGGCTACCTTCTGGCCGCCCTGGGCGACGACGAGGAGGATGTCCAGGACGCGGCCGTGTCCGGGCTCGGCTCGGTCGGCGGCGAGGCCGCGGCCGGGGCGGTCCTGGTCCATGCCGCCCGCATCGACCGCGACAGGCATCCGGAACGCTACGAGCACGCCGTGGCCGCCTTGCGGGAGATGGGCCTGACCGAGGCCGTGGGCGCGGCCCTGCGCCAGGGAAGCGATGCCATGCGCCTGGCGGCCCTGGACGTCCTGCACGGACTGCCGTGTCCGGAAGGCACGAGTCTTCTCATGGATGCCTTCGCCTCCCTGCCCGGGCCCATCCGGCCGGTGGCGGCCAGGGCCCTGGCCGCCATCTCCGGCCAGGAGGCCGTGGGCTTTTTCCTGGACATGCTCCACGGGGACGATGAAGACCTGCTCCTCGAGGCCGTGGCCTTTCTCGGCGGCAAGATGCGCCTGCCGGCCGCCGGAGACGCCCTTTTCGACCTGCTGGCCCATCCCTCGGACGCGGTCAAGGAGGCGGCCCTCGATGCCTGCGTGGCCATCGGCGGCGAAACCCTCGACGGCCGGTTCCGGCAGCTTTTTGAAAGCGACGAGCCCATGGACCGGCTCATGGCCGCCTACGCCCTCGGCAAGATGGGCCTTCGCGACCACATGGACGTCATCCGCGCGGCCTTAAACGATCCGGTGCCGGACATCCGCAAGATCGCGCTCGAGGCCCTGGGCGAGATGTGCGGCCACGAGGAGGAGGGCCTGGCGCTCATCGTCAGCGGCCTTTCCGACGAGAACCGGGACGTGCGCCTGGCCGTGGTGGAGCTTCTGGGCGGCTGCGACAGCGACCGGATCTATCCGTACCTGGAGCAGGCCCTGTTCGACGCCGACGACTGGGTGCGCGTCCGGGCCATGGAGGCGCTGGGGCTCCGGGGCGAGCGCGAGGCCGTCGGACGGCTGGTGGAGCTGGCCGGGGAAGACGGCAAGCTCGTGGCCCTGAAGGCCGTGGAAACGCTCGGCGACATCGGCGGTCCGGAGGCCTCGCAAGCCTTGCTCGGGATCGCTTCGGGCGACGATCCGGAATTGGCCGGGGTGGCCGAGGCGGCTATCGCCCGACTGCAGGACGAGCAAGGGGAGCGCTAG
- a CDS encoding protein-glutamate methylesterase/protein-glutamine glutaminase — MIKVVVVDDSAFMRKALGTMLAKDPEIEVVATARDGEEGLEMIRRHQPDVVTMDIEMPRMDGLTALRHVMMEMPRPVLMVSSLTSEGAEATLKAMELGAVDFIPKQLSKVSLDIVKIEDELRAKVKTIARRRMSHLGRSPLAARARPATPAAPAGERAARPATRPSGAQCRDLVAIGVSTGGPPAVQKLLSALPADFPAGILIAQHMPAAFTGPFAKRLDGVCRIAVKEAEDGERLQHGVAYVAPGGKHLRIDQKVSRIDVRVVEEPREALYKPSASVLFESVAMGVGRRGLGVVLTGMGSDGLDGMRVLKAKGGRALAQSDSTCVVYGMPKAIVDAGLADEIVDIDDMGETILHNLYK; from the coding sequence GTGATCAAGGTAGTGGTGGTCGATGACTCGGCCTTCATGCGCAAGGCCCTGGGCACCATGTTGGCCAAAGACCCGGAGATCGAGGTCGTGGCCACGGCCCGGGACGGCGAGGAAGGCCTGGAAATGATCCGGCGCCACCAGCCGGACGTGGTGACCATGGACATCGAGATGCCGCGCATGGACGGGCTGACCGCCCTGCGGCACGTGATGATGGAAATGCCGCGTCCCGTGCTCATGGTCAGTTCGCTCACCTCCGAGGGCGCGGAGGCGACGCTCAAGGCCATGGAGCTTGGGGCCGTGGATTTCATTCCCAAGCAGCTTTCCAAGGTGTCGCTCGATATCGTCAAGATCGAGGATGAGTTGCGGGCCAAGGTCAAGACCATCGCCCGGCGGCGCATGAGCCATCTGGGCCGTTCGCCCCTGGCGGCCCGCGCCCGGCCGGCGACCCCGGCGGCTCCGGCCGGGGAGCGGGCCGCGCGTCCGGCCACGCGGCCATCCGGGGCCCAGTGCCGCGACCTGGTGGCCATCGGCGTGTCCACGGGCGGGCCGCCGGCCGTGCAAAAGCTGCTCTCGGCCCTGCCGGCGGATTTTCCGGCCGGGATTCTCATTGCCCAGCACATGCCGGCCGCGTTCACGGGTCCTTTTGCCAAGCGCCTGGACGGGGTGTGCCGCATTGCGGTCAAAGAGGCGGAGGACGGCGAGCGGCTCCAGCACGGGGTGGCCTACGTGGCGCCGGGCGGCAAGCATCTGCGCATCGACCAGAAGGTCAGCCGCATCGACGTCCGGGTGGTGGAGGAGCCGCGCGAGGCCCTCTACAAGCCGTCGGCCTCGGTGCTTTTCGAATCCGTGGCCATGGGCGTCGGCCGCCGGGGCCTGGGCGTGGTCCTGACCGGCATGGGCAGCGACGGACTCGACGGCATGCGGGTGTTAAAGGCCAAGGGCGGCCGCGCCCTGGCCCAGTCCGACTCCACCTGCGTGGTCTACGGCATGCCCAAAGCCATCGTGGACGCGGGGCTCGCCGACGAGATCGTGGACATCGACGATATGGGCGAGACGATCCTCCACAACCTTTACAAATGA